In a single window of the Lagenorhynchus albirostris chromosome 19, mLagAlb1.1, whole genome shotgun sequence genome:
- the ZNF821 gene encoding zinc finger protein 821 isoform X1 → MSRRKQTNPNKVHWDQVFAGLEEQARQAMMKTDFPGDLGSQRQAIQQLRDQDSSSSDSEGDEEETTQDEVSSHTSEEDGGVVKVEKELENAEQPVGGNSVVEHEVTENLNSDPLLGLCQCPLCQLDCGSRGQLIAHVYQHTAAVVSAKSYMCPVCGRALSSPGSLGRHLLIHSEDQRSNCAVCGARFTSHATFNSEKLPEVLNMESLPPAHSEGPSSAEGKDIAFSPPVYPAGILLVCNNCAAYRKLLEAQTPSVRKWALRRQNEPLEVRLQRLERERTAKKSRRDNETPEEREVRRMRDREAKRLQRMQETDEQRARRLQRDREAMRLKRANETPEKRQARLIREREAKRLKRRLEKMDMMLRAQFGQDPSAMAALAAEMNFFQLPVSGVELDSQLLGKMAFEEQNSSSLH, encoded by the exons GGGATCAAGTATTTGCTGGGCTAGAAGAGCAAGCCCGCCAGGCGATGATGAAAACTGATTTTCCTGGAGACCTTGGCAGTCAGCGACAAGCTATCCAACAACTAAGAGATCAGGACTCCAGTAGCA GTGACAGTGAGGGTGATGAAGAGGAGACCACACAAGATGAAGTCTCTTCCCATACATCAGAGGAAGACGGAGGGGTGGTCAAAGTggaaaaagagttagaaaatgCAGAACAGCCTGTTGGTGGGAACAGTGTGGTAGAGCATGAG GTCACGGAGAATTTGAATTCCGACCCCTTACTTGGACTCTGCCAGTGTCCCCTCTGCCAGCTGGACTGTGGGAGTCGGGGGCAGCTAATTGCGCATGTGTACCAG CACACTGCAGCAGTGGTGAGCGCCAAGAGCTACATGTGTCCTGTCTGTGGCCGGGCCCTTAGCTCCCCCGGGTCATTGGGTCGCCACCTCTTAATCCACTCGGAGGACCAGCGGTCTAACTGTGCTGTGTGTGGAGCCCGTTTTACTAGCCATGCCACGTTTAACAG TGAGAAACTTCCTGAAGTCCTTAATATGGAATCCCTACCACCAGCCCACAGTGAGGGCCCCTCCAGTGCTGAGGGGAAGGACATTGCCTTTAGTCCTCCAGTGTACCCTGCTGGAATTCTGCTTGTGTGCAACAACTGTGCTGCCTACCGGAAACTGCTAGAAGCCCAGACCCCCAGTGTACGCAAGTGGGCCCTGCGTCGACAGAACGAGCCTTTGGAAGTCCGGCTGCAGCGGCTGGAACGAGAGCGCACAGCCAAGAAGAGCCGGCGGGACAATGAGACCCCAGAGGAGCGGGAGGTAAGGCGCATGAGGGACCGAGAAGCCAAGCGCCTGCAGCGCATGCAGGAGACAGACGAGCAGCGGGCACGCCGGCTGCAGCGAGATCGGGAGGCCATGAGGCTGAAGCGGGCCAATGAAACCCCGGAGAAGCGGCAGGCCCGGCTCATCCGGGAGCGGGAGGCCAAGCGGCTCAAGAGGAGGCTGGAGAAAATGGACATGATGTTGCGAGCTCAGTTTGGCCAGGACCCTTCTGCCATGGCAGCCTTAGCAGCCGAAATGAACTTCTTCCAGCTACCTGTGAGTGGGGTGGAGTTGGACAGCCAGCTCCTGGGCAAGATGGCCTTTGAAGAGCAGAACAGCAGCTCTCTGCACTGA
- the ATXN1L gene encoding ataxin-1-like isoform X1: MKPVHERSQECLPPKKRDLPVTSEDMGRTTSCSTNHTPSSDASEWSRGVVVAGQSQAGARVSLGGDGAEAITGLTVDQYGMLYKVAVPPATFSPTGLPSVVNMSPLPPTFNVASSLIQHPGIHYPPIHYAQLPSTSLQFIGSPYSLPYAVPPNFLPSPLLSPSANLATSHLPHFVPYASLLAEGATPPPQASSPARSFNKAPSATSPPGQLPHHSSTQPLDLAPGRMPIYYQMSRLPAGYTMHETPPAGASPVLTPQEGQSALEAAAANGQRQRERNLVRRESEALDSPNSKGEGQGLVPVVECVVDGQLFSGSQTARVEVAVPAHRGTPDTDLEVQRVVGALASQDYRVVAAQRKGEPSPLNLSHHNPDHQGEGRGSARNAAEMAEKNQARGFYPQSHQEPLKHRPLPKAMVVANGNLVPTGTDPGLLPMGSEILVASSLDMQARAAFPDKESTPPPFTSSHLPSHFMKGAIIQLATGELKRVEDLQTQDFVRSAEVSGGLKIDSSTVVDIQESQWPGFVMLHFVVGEQQSKVSIEVPPEHPFFVYGQGWSSCSPGRTAQLFSLPCHRLQVGDVCISISLQSLNSHSVSQSSCAPPGQLAPPRERPERTVLGPREQCDSDGKSQPLGEGSRMVEPLQPEPGAQACWPAPSFQRYGMQGEEARAALLRPSFIPQEVKLSIEGRSNAGK; this comes from the coding sequence ATGAAACCTGTTCATGAGAGGAGTCAGGAATGCCTTCCACCAAAGAAACGAGACCTCCCCGTGACCAGCGAGGATATGGGGAGAACTACCAGCTGCTCAACTAACCACACACCCTCCAGTGATGCCTCTGAATGGTCCCGAGGGGTGGTGGTGGCCGGGCAGAGCCAGGCAGGAGCCAGAGTCAGCCTGGGGGGTGATGGAGCTGAGGCCATCACTGGTTTGACGGTGGACCAGTATGGCATGCTGTATAAGGTGGCTGTGCCACCTGCCACCTTCTCCCCAACTGGCCTCCCGTCTGTGGTGAACATGAGCCCCTTGCCCCCCACATTTAATGTAGCGTCTTCACTGATTCAACATCCAGGAATCCACTATCCCCCAATCCACTATGCTCAGCTCCCGTCCACCTCTCTGCAGTTTATCGGGTCTCCTTATAGCCTTCCCTATGCTGTGCCACCTAATTTCCTACCGAgtcccctcctttctccttctgccAACCTCGCCACCTCTCACCTTCCACACTTTGTGCCATATGCCTCACTCCTGGCAGAAGGAGCCACTCCTCCCCCCCAGGCTTCATCCCCGGCCCGTTCATTCAACAAAgccccctctgccacctccccACCTGGGCAGTTGCCACATCACTCGAGTACTCAGCCACTGGACCTCGCTCCAGGCCGGATGCCCATTTATTATCAGATGTCCAGGCTGCCTGCTGGGTACACCATGCATGAAACCCCTCCAGCAGGAGCCAGCCCAGTTCTTACCCCTCAGGAGGGCCAGTCTGCTCTGGAAGCAGCCGCTGCCAATGGACAGAGACAACGAGAGCGAAATTTAGTGAGACGGGAAAGCGAAGCCCTCGACTCCCCCAACAGCAAGGGTGAGGGCCAGGGACTGGTGCCAGTGGTAGAATGTGTGGTGGATGGACAGTTGTTTTCAGGTTCTCAGACTGCGCGGGTAGAGGTGGCAGTGCCAGCACACCGAGGGACCCCAGACACCGACCTCGAGGTCCAGCGGGTGGTTGGTGCTTTAGCTTCTCAGGACTATCGTGTGGTGGCAGCTCAGAGGAAGGGTGAGCCCAGCCCCCTCAACCTGTCCCATCATAACCCCGACCATCAGGGTGAGGGGCGAGGGTCAGCCAGGAACGCAGCAGAGATGGCCGAGAAAAATCAGGCCCGAGGGTTCTACCCTCAATCCCATCAGGAGCCCCTGAAACATAGACCTTTACCCAAAGCAATGGTTGTAGCCAATGGCAACCTGGTGCCCACTGGAACTGACCCAGGCCTGCTACCCATGGGCTCGGAGATCCTGGTGGCGTCAAGTTTGGACATGCAGGCCAGAGCCGCCTTCCCAGACAAGGAGTCAACGCCACCCCCCTTTACCTCTTCCCACTTGCCCTCCCATTTCATGAAAGGCGCCATCATCCAGCTGGCTACAGGGGAGCTGAAGCGGGTGGAGGACCTCCAGACCCAGGATTTTGTGCGCAGTGCCGAAGTGAGCGGGGGGCTGAAGATTGACTCTAGCACAGTCGTGGACATTCAGGAGAGCCAGTGGCCTGGATTTGTCATGCTGCATTTCGTGGTGGGTGAGCAGCAGAGCAAAGTGAGCATCGAGGTGCCCCCTGAGCACCCCTTCTTTGTATATGGCCAGGGTTGGTCCTCCTGCAGCCCTGGGCGGACTGCAcagctcttctctctgccctgccATCGGCTACAGGTGGGAGATGTCTGCATCTCTATCAGTTTACAGAGCTTGAACAGTCACTCAGTTTCTCAGTCCAGCTGTGCTCCCCCAGGCCAGCTGGCTCCTCCCCGAGAAAGGCCTGAGAGGACAGTCTTGGGACCCCGAGAGCAATGTGACAGTGATGGGAAAAGCCAGCCGTTAGGCGAGGGCTCCCGAATGGTAGAGCCCTTGCAGCCAGAGCCTGGTGCTCAGGCCTGCTGGCCAGCCCCGAGCTTCCAAAGATACGGCATGCAAGGGGAGGAGGCACGGGCTGCGCTGCTCCGTCCCTCTTTCATTCCACAGGAGGTAAAGCTGTCCATTGAAGGGCGTTCCAATGCAGGAAAATGA
- the ZNF821 gene encoding zinc finger protein 821 isoform X2 has translation MSRRKQTNPNKVHWDQVFAGLEEQARQAMMKTDFPGDLGSQRQAIQQLRDQDSSSSDSEGDEEETTQDEVSSHTSEEDGGVVKVEKELENAEQPVGGNSVVEHEVTENLNSDPLLGLCQCPLCQLDCGSRGQLIAHVYQ, from the exons GGGATCAAGTATTTGCTGGGCTAGAAGAGCAAGCCCGCCAGGCGATGATGAAAACTGATTTTCCTGGAGACCTTGGCAGTCAGCGACAAGCTATCCAACAACTAAGAGATCAGGACTCCAGTAGCA GTGACAGTGAGGGTGATGAAGAGGAGACCACACAAGATGAAGTCTCTTCCCATACATCAGAGGAAGACGGAGGGGTGGTCAAAGTggaaaaagagttagaaaatgCAGAACAGCCTGTTGGTGGGAACAGTGTGGTAGAGCATGAG GTCACGGAGAATTTGAATTCCGACCCCTTACTTGGACTCTGCCAGTGTCCCCTCTGCCAGCTGGACTGTGGGAGTCGGGGGCAGCTAATTGCGCATGTGTACCAG TGA
- the ATXN1L gene encoding ataxin-1-like isoform X2, giving the protein MKPVHERSQECLPPKKRDLPVTSEDMGRTTSCSTNHTPSSDASEWSRGVVVAGQSQAGARVSLGGDGAEAITGLTVDQYGMLYKVAVPPATFSPTGLPSVVNMSPLPPTFNVASSLIQHPGIHYPPIHYAQLPSTSLQFIGSPYSLPYAVPPNFLPSPLLSPSANLATSHLPHFVPYASLLAEGATPPPQASSPARSFNKAPSATSPPGQLPHHSSTQPLDLAPGRMPIYYQMSRLPAGYTMHETPPAGASPVLTPQEGQSALEAAAANGQRQRERNLVRRESEALDSPNSKGEGQGLVPVVECVVDGQLFSGSQTARVEVAVPAHRGTPDTDLEVQRVVGALASQDYRVVAAQRKGEPSPLNLSHHNPDHQGEGRGSARNAAEMAEKNQARGFYPQSHQEPLKHRPLPKAMVVANGNLVPTGTDPGLLPMGSEILVASSLDMQARAAFPDKESTPPPFTSSHLPSHFMKGAIIQLATGELKRVEDLQTQDFVRSAEVSGGLKIDSSTVVDIQESQWPGFVMLHFVVGEQQSKEVKLSIEGRSNAGK; this is encoded by the exons ATGAAACCTGTTCATGAGAGGAGTCAGGAATGCCTTCCACCAAAGAAACGAGACCTCCCCGTGACCAGCGAGGATATGGGGAGAACTACCAGCTGCTCAACTAACCACACACCCTCCAGTGATGCCTCTGAATGGTCCCGAGGGGTGGTGGTGGCCGGGCAGAGCCAGGCAGGAGCCAGAGTCAGCCTGGGGGGTGATGGAGCTGAGGCCATCACTGGTTTGACGGTGGACCAGTATGGCATGCTGTATAAGGTGGCTGTGCCACCTGCCACCTTCTCCCCAACTGGCCTCCCGTCTGTGGTGAACATGAGCCCCTTGCCCCCCACATTTAATGTAGCGTCTTCACTGATTCAACATCCAGGAATCCACTATCCCCCAATCCACTATGCTCAGCTCCCGTCCACCTCTCTGCAGTTTATCGGGTCTCCTTATAGCCTTCCCTATGCTGTGCCACCTAATTTCCTACCGAgtcccctcctttctccttctgccAACCTCGCCACCTCTCACCTTCCACACTTTGTGCCATATGCCTCACTCCTGGCAGAAGGAGCCACTCCTCCCCCCCAGGCTTCATCCCCGGCCCGTTCATTCAACAAAgccccctctgccacctccccACCTGGGCAGTTGCCACATCACTCGAGTACTCAGCCACTGGACCTCGCTCCAGGCCGGATGCCCATTTATTATCAGATGTCCAGGCTGCCTGCTGGGTACACCATGCATGAAACCCCTCCAGCAGGAGCCAGCCCAGTTCTTACCCCTCAGGAGGGCCAGTCTGCTCTGGAAGCAGCCGCTGCCAATGGACAGAGACAACGAGAGCGAAATTTAGTGAGACGGGAAAGCGAAGCCCTCGACTCCCCCAACAGCAAGGGTGAGGGCCAGGGACTGGTGCCAGTGGTAGAATGTGTGGTGGATGGACAGTTGTTTTCAGGTTCTCAGACTGCGCGGGTAGAGGTGGCAGTGCCAGCACACCGAGGGACCCCAGACACCGACCTCGAGGTCCAGCGGGTGGTTGGTGCTTTAGCTTCTCAGGACTATCGTGTGGTGGCAGCTCAGAGGAAGGGTGAGCCCAGCCCCCTCAACCTGTCCCATCATAACCCCGACCATCAGGGTGAGGGGCGAGGGTCAGCCAGGAACGCAGCAGAGATGGCCGAGAAAAATCAGGCCCGAGGGTTCTACCCTCAATCCCATCAGGAGCCCCTGAAACATAGACCTTTACCCAAAGCAATGGTTGTAGCCAATGGCAACCTGGTGCCCACTGGAACTGACCCAGGCCTGCTACCCATGGGCTCGGAGATCCTGGTGGCGTCAAGTTTGGACATGCAGGCCAGAGCCGCCTTCCCAGACAAGGAGTCAACGCCACCCCCCTTTACCTCTTCCCACTTGCCCTCCCATTTCATGAAAGGCGCCATCATCCAGCTGGCTACAGGGGAGCTGAAGCGGGTGGAGGACCTCCAGACCCAGGATTTTGTGCGCAGTGCCGAAGTGAGCGGGGGGCTGAAGATTGACTCTAGCACAGTCGTGGACATTCAGGAGAGCCAGTGGCCTGGATTTGTCATGCTGCATTTCGTGGTGGGTGAGCAGCAGAGCAAA GAGGTAAAGCTGTCCATTGAAGGGCGTTCCAATGCAGGAAAATGA